From Polaribacter butkevichii, a single genomic window includes:
- a CDS encoding metal-dependent hydrolase — protein MASIFGHAVAAIAIGSSFSKPFKSIKFWLICIGCAVVPDLDVIGFNFGISYSSFWGHRGFSHSIVFALLLGIFFSLIFYYPLFKADYKKVILLILCFFLCTVSHSLLDALTTGGKGVALFSPFDNTRYFFPWKVIKVSPIGISKFFSQRGVNVLISELKWIGIPSLVYVIGIKLFRKKE, from the coding sequence ATGGCTTCTATATTTGGTCATGCAGTTGCCGCCATAGCAATAGGTTCTTCGTTTTCAAAACCTTTTAAATCAATAAAATTTTGGTTAATTTGTATAGGGTGTGCAGTTGTACCAGATTTGGATGTTATTGGTTTTAATTTTGGTATTTCTTACAGTTCTTTTTGGGGGCATCGAGGTTTTTCTCACTCCATCGTTTTTGCACTTCTACTAGGAATTTTCTTTTCACTAATTTTTTATTATCCGCTTTTTAAGGCGGATTACAAAAAAGTTATTTTATTGATTCTTTGTTTCTTTTTATGTACCGTTTCTCATAGTCTTTTAGATGCATTAACTACAGGAGGAAAAGGCGTTGCATTATTTAGTCCTTTTGATAATACACGTTACTTTTTTCCTTGGAAAGTGATTAAAGTATCGCCTATCGGAATTTCGAAATTTTTCTCTCAAAGAGGTGTAAATGTGCTGATAAGCGAATTAAAATGGATTGGAATACCCAGTTTAGTTTATGTTATTGGAATAAAATTATTTAGAAAAAAAGAATAA
- a CDS encoding VIT1/CCC1 transporter family protein — MDDKPAELDEYLDNHYIHRSNWLRAAVLGANDGILSTASLAIGVAAASDIREPIILATLAGLVAGALSMAAGEYVSVSSQTDIETADIERERIELEEMPELELQMLADIYEQRGLKKETALIVAKELTEKDALAAHVRDELGINEVSKANPIQAAIASGAAFTVGGLLPFLVTIFLPLKSMEYAIYGSAIIFLIILGALAAKAGGSNITKAVLRITFWGTIAMGITALVGYLFNINIA; from the coding sequence ATGGATGATAAACCTGCTGAATTAGACGAATATTTAGACAATCATTATATACACAGAAGTAATTGGTTAAGAGCAGCTGTACTTGGTGCAAATGACGGAATTTTATCTACCGCAAGTTTAGCGATAGGTGTAGCAGCTGCTTCTGACATAAGAGAGCCCATTATTCTAGCAACTTTAGCAGGTTTGGTTGCCGGTGCTTTATCTATGGCGGCAGGAGAATATGTTTCTGTAAGTTCTCAAACAGATATTGAAACTGCCGATATTGAAAGAGAAAGAATAGAGTTAGAAGAAATGCCAGAGTTAGAACTACAAATGCTGGCAGATATATATGAACAAAGAGGTCTTAAAAAAGAAACTGCGTTAATTGTAGCTAAAGAACTAACCGAAAAAGATGCATTAGCAGCACATGTTAGAGACGAGTTAGGTATAAACGAGGTAAGCAAAGCAAATCCTATTCAGGCGGCAATAGCCTCTGGAGCAGCTTTTACAGTTGGCGGATTACTACCTTTTTTAGTAACAATCTTTCTTCCTTTAAAAAGTATGGAGTATGCTATTTATGGCTCTGCAATTATCTTTTTAATAATTTTAGGAGCATTAGCTGCTAAAGCAGGAGGCTCTAATATTACAAAAGCAGTGCTAAGAATTACTTTTTGGGGAACCATCGCCATGGGTATAACTGCTTTGGTTGGGTATTTATTTAATATAAATATTGCATAA
- a CDS encoding DUF59 domain-containing protein: MTDKELEVIGDKIVNVLKTIYDPEIPVDIYELGLIYDVFVSEENNAKILMTLTSPNCPVAESLPVEVEDKVKTLKEIENCEVEITFDPTWTQDMMSEEAKLELGML, from the coding sequence ATGACAGATAAAGAATTAGAAGTAATAGGTGATAAAATTGTAAATGTTTTAAAAACAATTTATGATCCAGAAATACCAGTAGATATATACGAGTTAGGTTTAATTTATGATGTTTTTGTATCTGAAGAAAACAATGCAAAAATATTAATGACCTTAACTTCACCAAATTGCCCTGTTGCAGAAAGTTTACCTGTAGAGGTAGAAGATAAAGTAAAAACTTTAAAAGAAATTGAAAATTGCGAAGTGGAAATTACGTTCGATCCTACTTGGACACAAGATATGATGAGTGAAGAAGCAAAGCTAGAACTTGGTATGTTGTAA
- the glpQ gene encoding glycerophosphodiester phosphodiesterase, which translates to MKSILLFLIGLLLISCNPPKTETPMNTKIVIAHRGASGYLPEHTIEAKAMAYAMNPDFIEQDLVLSKDDVPIVIHDIYLDDVTDVATKFPDKKREDNRFYVIDFTFNELQTLKVSERFNPETGKQVYANRFPKGKGNFKLHSFKEEIALIQGLNKSTGKNIGIYPEIKDPAFHQKEGKDLTAIVLKTLSDYGYTTKADNCILQCFDAKELERIRKELKADLFLVQLIEFPEEAKQLEYFATYADGVGPWYKQILDKKVAGKWQFTSFVSEAHKLGLKVHPYTFRADALDEFTSFDEMMKTLLIDANIDGAFTDFPDKVSAFLKK; encoded by the coding sequence ATGAAATCAATTTTGTTATTTTTGATTGGATTGCTACTCATTTCTTGCAATCCACCTAAAACAGAAACTCCTATGAATACAAAAATTGTGATTGCACATAGAGGTGCTTCAGGTTATTTACCGGAACATACCATAGAAGCAAAGGCAATGGCGTATGCAATGAATCCAGATTTTATAGAGCAAGATTTGGTGTTAAGTAAAGATGATGTTCCTATTGTTATTCATGATATTTATTTGGATGATGTAACGGATGTTGCTACAAAGTTTCCTGATAAAAAAAGAGAAGACAATCGTTTTTATGTAATTGATTTTACTTTTAATGAGTTACAAACCTTAAAAGTGTCGGAACGTTTTAATCCAGAAACGGGTAAGCAAGTGTATGCAAATCGTTTTCCGAAAGGAAAAGGAAATTTTAAACTGCATTCTTTTAAAGAAGAAATAGCACTGATACAAGGGTTAAATAAATCGACAGGAAAAAATATTGGAATTTATCCAGAAATTAAAGATCCTGCTTTTCATCAAAAAGAAGGAAAAGATTTAACGGCAATTGTATTAAAAACACTTTCTGATTATGGTTACACAACAAAAGCAGACAATTGTATTTTACAGTGTTTTGATGCCAAAGAATTAGAACGAATTCGGAAAGAATTAAAAGCAGACTTGTTTTTAGTTCAGCTGATAGAATTCCCAGAAGAAGCAAAGCAATTAGAATATTTTGCAACTTATGCAGATGGAGTAGGACCTTGGTACAAGCAGATTTTAGATAAAAAAGTAGCTGGTAAATGGCAGTTTACTAGTTTTGTATCTGAGGCACATAAACTTGGTTTAAAGGTACATCCTTACACTTTTAGAGCAGATGCTTTAGATGAATTTACTAGTTTTGATGAAATGATGAAAACCCTTTTAATTGATGCAAATATTGATGGCGCTTTTACAGATTTTCCAGACAAAGTTTCGGCATTCTTAAAAAAGTAA
- a CDS encoding DUF2480 family protein, producing the protein MAEEIINRVANSKLKTFDLEEIYPEGKRVLFDVKDWLFQELILKEKDFRESVKNHDWSQYKNSFVAISCSADAIIPSWAFMLVASELIPFANKVVIGNLELLETVLYQELIGFLDFKEFTDAPVIIKGCANKPIPDSAYIFLIEKLQPVARSIMFGEACSTVPLYKTKK; encoded by the coding sequence ATGGCAGAAGAAATTATAAATAGAGTTGCAAATAGTAAACTAAAAACTTTTGATTTAGAAGAAATCTATCCAGAAGGAAAACGGGTTTTATTTGATGTAAAAGATTGGTTGTTTCAAGAGTTAATTTTAAAAGAGAAAGACTTTAGAGAATCTGTAAAAAACCATGATTGGTCTCAGTACAAAAACTCTTTTGTTGCTATTTCTTGTTCTGCAGATGCTATAATTCCTTCTTGGGCTTTTATGTTGGTTGCTTCAGAATTAATACCGTTTGCAAACAAAGTAGTGATAGGTAATTTAGAGTTGTTAGAAACCGTTCTGTATCAAGAACTAATAGGTTTTTTAGATTTTAAAGAATTTACAGATGCACCTGTTATTATAAAAGGATGTGCAAATAAGCCCATCCCAGATTCTGCTTATATATTTTTAATTGAAAAATTACAACCTGTAGCAAGGTCTATCATGTTTGGAGAAGCTTGCTCAACAGTACCTTTATATAAAACTAAAAAATAA
- a CDS encoding CNNM domain-containing protein: MTLLIIFATISIFFSFLCSILEAVLLSITPTFINLKKNEGHAFATELEILKKDVDKPLIAILTINTIAHTVGAILVGVQAKVAYAEMYGTSVKTVFGIKITEDVMVGVVSTIMTILILVASEIIPKTIGATYWKQLSNFTSKALKIMIFPLKWTGFLWLLQLTTKLIGGKGHGSVLSREGFLVMADMAEKEGVFQKSESKVIRNLLGFKEIKVSDVMTPRTVLEIADESQTIKSFFKEHKKIRYSRIPVFAENPDHITGYFLKDNLLEAIINGKGEEKLESIKRTILITNRDLSIPDLFDTLIKEKEHIALVVDEYGSVSGIVSQEDVIETLLGLEIMDESDSVADLQAHARKSWKDRAKRMGIIDDKKEE; this comes from the coding sequence ATGACATTATTAATAATTTTCGCTACAATCTCTATTTTCTTTTCATTCTTGTGTTCTATTTTAGAAGCGGTGTTGCTTAGTATTACACCAACTTTTATCAACCTTAAAAAAAATGAAGGGCATGCGTTTGCTACTGAATTAGAAATTCTTAAAAAAGACGTAGACAAACCTTTAATTGCAATTTTAACAATTAATACTATTGCACATACAGTTGGGGCAATTTTAGTAGGTGTGCAAGCTAAAGTGGCCTATGCCGAAATGTATGGAACTTCTGTTAAAACTGTTTTTGGAATTAAAATAACAGAAGATGTAATGGTAGGTGTAGTTTCTACAATAATGACAATTTTAATTCTTGTGGCTTCAGAAATTATACCAAAAACAATAGGAGCAACGTATTGGAAGCAATTGTCTAATTTTACTTCTAAAGCTTTAAAAATTATGATTTTTCCACTAAAGTGGACAGGTTTTTTATGGCTATTACAGTTAACTACAAAATTAATAGGAGGTAAAGGTCATGGTAGTGTTTTAAGTAGAGAAGGCTTTTTGGTAATGGCAGATATGGCAGAAAAAGAAGGTGTTTTTCAGAAAAGTGAGAGCAAGGTAATTAGAAACTTACTAGGGTTTAAAGAAATTAAAGTAAGTGATGTAATGACGCCAAGAACTGTTTTAGAAATAGCAGATGAAAGTCAGACTATAAAATCTTTTTTTAAAGAACATAAAAAAATACGTTACTCTAGAATTCCTGTTTTTGCAGAAAATCCAGATCATATTACAGGTTACTTTTTAAAAGATAATTTGTTAGAAGCAATTATTAACGGAAAAGGAGAAGAAAAACTAGAATCTATTAAGAGAACTATTTTAATTACCAATAGAGATTTATCGATTCCCGATTTATTTGATACCTTAATTAAAGAAAAAGAACATATTGCCTTAGTAGTAGATGAATACGGTTCTGTAAGCGGTATTGTTTCTCAAGAAGATGTTATAGAAACATTATTAGGTTTAGAAATTATGGACGAAAGTGATTCTGTTGCAGATTTACAAGCCCATGCAAGAAAATCTTGGAAAGACAGGGCAAAAAGAATGGGGATTATAGACGATAAAAAAGAGGAATAG
- a CDS encoding endonuclease/exonuclease/phosphatase family protein has product MGSFFLSSKKSKDIFTVGFYNVENLFDTVNDPKTFDDDFTANGKNNWNHKRYRDKIKKLGSVISQLGKEQSYYTPAIVGLVEVENAKVVRDLVNSKDLRKHHYGFVHYDSPDDRGIDVALLYNKQLFELLGSEHFPLYLEDDEGKRDYTRDVLVVYGNLNGELVHILVNHWPSRREGVEESEYKRVEAAKLASTIVEVIQARNFDAKILIMGDFNDDPTSKSVKEYLVTEDFYNPMASILDREAVGSLTYERKWNLFDQIIISKNFLEKKEGKLVFKHAAVFNKKWLKIFKGKLKGSPFRTYIGPWYQGGFSDHFPVYTFFKKAK; this is encoded by the coding sequence ATGGGTTCATTTTTTTTATCATCAAAAAAAAGTAAAGATATTTTTACGGTAGGTTTTTATAACGTAGAAAATTTATTTGACACTGTAAATGACCCCAAAACGTTTGATGATGATTTTACAGCAAACGGAAAAAATAATTGGAACCACAAACGCTATCGAGATAAAATTAAAAAACTAGGCTCTGTAATTTCTCAATTGGGTAAAGAGCAATCTTATTATACACCAGCAATTGTTGGGTTGGTAGAGGTAGAAAATGCCAAGGTTGTAAGGGATTTGGTGAATTCTAAAGATTTAAGAAAACATCATTACGGCTTTGTACACTATGATTCTCCGGATGATAGAGGTATTGATGTTGCCCTTTTGTACAATAAGCAATTGTTTGAATTATTAGGGTCAGAGCATTTTCCGTTATATTTAGAGGATGATGAGGGGAAAAGGGATTATACACGAGATGTTTTAGTTGTGTACGGAAACTTAAACGGAGAATTGGTTCATATTTTGGTTAATCATTGGCCTTCTAGAAGAGAAGGAGTAGAAGAATCTGAATACAAACGTGTGGAAGCAGCAAAATTAGCAAGTACTATTGTAGAGGTTATTCAGGCTAGAAATTTTGATGCGAAGATTTTAATTATGGGCGATTTCAATGACGATCCAACCAGTAAAAGTGTAAAAGAATATTTAGTTACAGAAGATTTTTACAACCCAATGGCAAGTATTTTAGACAGAGAAGCAGTTGGTTCTTTAACTTATGAGCGTAAATGGAATTTATTTGATCAAATTATTATTTCTAAAAATTTCTTGGAAAAAAAAGAAGGTAAATTGGTTTTTAAACATGCTGCTGTTTTTAACAAAAAATGGCTAAAAATATTTAAAGGAAAACTAAAAGGAAGTCCGTTTAGAACCTATATTGGTCCATGGTATCAAGGAGGTTTTTCAGACCATTTTCCTGTATATACTTTTTTTAAAAAAGCTAAGTAA
- a CDS encoding DUF3078 domain-containing protein, translated as MKKLSILVLLVFVSFSVNGQTAEELKKEQAPKKAQIAKLQGEVNALQAKIDALPGWRKGAFGTVGGSLSGFNNWYSKSAANSSAGNIGITVNGFANLIEEDFFWRNSGSINLGWVKLDDKDDPSDNGSFEAATDVFTISSLYGKRLNKKWALSGLAEYRTTIIENFNNPGYLDFGIGATWTPTDNLVVVMHPGNYNFVFSNGESVFESSLGAKIVADYTKKYGKLSVKSNLSIFQSYEDADLSNWTWTNSFGYTIWKGIGVGLEVGLRDNKQEALNYLQTRDINPIPSATFDTVDNKLQTYWLFGMSYAF; from the coding sequence ATGAAAAAATTATCAATCTTAGTTTTATTGGTATTCGTTAGTTTTTCTGTAAATGGACAAACAGCAGAAGAATTAAAAAAAGAACAAGCTCCTAAAAAAGCACAAATTGCTAAATTACAAGGAGAAGTAAATGCTTTACAAGCAAAAATTGATGCACTTCCAGGATGGAGAAAAGGTGCTTTTGGTACCGTTGGTGGTAGTCTTTCTGGTTTTAATAACTGGTATTCTAAATCTGCTGCAAACTCATCTGCAGGTAACATTGGTATTACTGTAAATGGTTTTGCTAATTTAATTGAAGAAGATTTTTTCTGGAGAAACTCTGGATCTATTAATTTAGGCTGGGTAAAGTTAGATGATAAAGATGACCCAAGTGATAATGGATCTTTTGAAGCTGCTACAGATGTATTTACTATTAGCTCTTTATATGGTAAAAGATTAAACAAAAAGTGGGCACTTTCTGGTTTAGCAGAATACAGAACTACTATTATAGAAAACTTTAATAACCCAGGTTATTTAGACTTTGGTATTGGTGCTACTTGGACACCTACAGACAACTTAGTTGTTGTAATGCACCCAGGAAACTACAATTTCGTTTTTAGTAATGGAGAAAGTGTTTTTGAATCTTCTTTAGGTGCAAAAATTGTTGCAGATTACACTAAAAAATATGGTAAATTAAGTGTAAAATCTAACTTATCTATCTTTCAAAGCTATGAAGATGCAGATTTATCTAACTGGACTTGGACAAACTCTTTTGGTTACACAATCTGGAAAGGAATTGGTGTAGGTTTAGAAGTTGGTTTACGTGATAATAAACAAGAAGCTTTAAACTATTTACAAACAAGAGATATAAATCCGATTCCTTCGGCAACTTTTGACACTGTAGATAATAAGTTACAAACTTACTGGTTATTTGGTATGAGCTATGCTTTTTAA
- a CDS encoding DUF3078 domain-containing protein yields MRRLSLLLLLVISTSFYAQKKKKDTLPVPKWKILGRFTFVFNQSSFTNWVSGGENTVAGDINVHYDFNYKKKNINWDTRILTGYGLSHLNGKGYRKTNDRFELNSLLGVKSGKNWFLSQFLNFKTQYTRGYNYKKTPPLPVSDFLSPAYLSLGPGMLWKKSDNSNINIAPATARLTMVSDFFSGQFGVDEGDNTAFSLGFNLASYFKFTVMENVEVENVLTVYSDYLDQPENLDIENQMNIRFKVNKHMKMHMTFHGVMDDNASSRIQFRQLFGLGLNYSFHEKVTY; encoded by the coding sequence ATGAGAAGACTATCACTTCTTTTATTACTTGTTATTTCTACTTCTTTTTATGCACAAAAAAAGAAAAAAGATACGCTGCCTGTTCCTAAATGGAAAATTCTAGGAAGATTTACGTTTGTTTTTAATCAGTCTTCATTTACAAACTGGGTTTCTGGTGGAGAAAATACTGTGGCAGGAGATATTAATGTTCACTACGATTTTAATTACAAAAAAAAGAACATTAACTGGGATACAAGAATATTAACAGGTTATGGTTTAAGTCATTTAAATGGTAAAGGATATCGAAAAACAAATGATAGATTTGAATTAAACTCTTTGTTGGGGGTAAAATCTGGTAAAAATTGGTTCCTTTCTCAATTTCTAAACTTTAAAACACAGTATACAAGAGGTTACAATTACAAAAAAACACCGCCATTACCAGTTTCAGATTTTTTATCACCTGCCTATTTAAGTTTAGGGCCAGGTATGTTATGGAAAAAATCGGATAACTCAAATATAAATATAGCGCCTGCTACTGCAAGGTTAACAATGGTTAGCGATTTTTTTTCAGGGCAATTTGGGGTGGATGAAGGAGATAATACTGCTTTTAGTTTAGGTTTTAACTTAGCCAGTTATTTTAAATTTACGGTGATGGAAAATGTAGAAGTAGAAAATGTTTTAACCGTTTATTCAGATTATCTAGATCAGCCAGAAAATCTAGATATAGAAAATCAAATGAATATTCGTTTTAAAGTGAATAAGCACATGAAAATGCACATGACTTTTCATGGTGTAATGGATGATAATGCTTCTAGCAGAATACAGTTTAGACAATTATTTGGTTTAGGGTTAAATTATAGTTTTCATGAAAAAGTGACTTATTAA
- a CDS encoding PfkB family carbohydrate kinase yields MSKLLAVGTVAFDAIETPFGKTDKILGGSGTYVGLAASQFGVKTGVVSVVGGDFPASYLEMMNSKGINTDGIEVDKEGKTFFWSGKYHNDMNSRDTLITELNVLETFAPVVPESFKDAGIVMLGNLHPLTQASVLDQMTERPKLVVLDTMNFWMDIALADLHTVLKRVDVITINDEEARQLSGEYSLVNAAKKIHEMGPKYVVIKKGEHGALLFNEGNMFYAPALPLAEVFDPTGAGDTFAGGFCGFLAKTEDISFNNMKNAVIYGSNLASFCVEKFGTDRMQELTGAEVKSRLQDFKDLTQFDIKIS; encoded by the coding sequence ATGAGTAAATTATTAGCAGTTGGTACAGTAGCTTTTGATGCTATTGAAACTCCTTTTGGGAAAACTGACAAAATATTAGGTGGTTCTGGAACTTATGTAGGTTTAGCTGCAAGTCAATTTGGAGTAAAAACAGGCGTTGTTTCTGTTGTTGGTGGAGATTTCCCTGCCTCATATCTAGAAATGATGAATTCTAAAGGAATTAATACCGATGGAATTGAAGTTGACAAAGAAGGTAAAACTTTTTTCTGGAGTGGTAAGTATCATAATGATATGAACTCTAGAGATACTTTAATTACAGAATTAAATGTTTTAGAAACATTTGCCCCTGTGGTTCCAGAAAGTTTTAAAGATGCAGGTATTGTAATGTTAGGTAATTTACACCCTTTAACACAAGCATCTGTTTTAGACCAAATGACAGAAAGACCAAAATTAGTAGTTTTAGATACGATGAACTTTTGGATGGATATTGCTTTGGCAGATTTACATACCGTTTTAAAAAGAGTAGATGTAATTACCATTAATGATGAAGAAGCTCGTCAATTATCCGGAGAATATTCTTTGGTAAATGCGGCTAAAAAGATTCATGAAATGGGACCAAAATATGTGGTCATCAAAAAAGGAGAACATGGTGCTTTGTTATTTAATGAAGGAAATATGTTTTATGCTCCGGCATTACCGTTAGCAGAAGTTTTTGATCCAACGGGAGCAGGAGATACTTTTGCAGGTGGTTTTTGTGGGTTTTTAGCAAAAACAGAAGACATCTCTTTTAACAACATGAAAAATGCAGTTATATATGGTTCTAACTTGGCTTCTTTCTGTGTAGAGAAATTTGGTACCGATAGAATGCAAGAACTTACAGGCGCAGAAGTTAAATCTCGCTTACAAGATTTTAAAGATTTAACACAGTTTGATATAAAAATATCTTAA
- a CDS encoding SufE family protein has protein sequence MTIKEIQEEIIDEFSMFDDWMERYEYIIELGKSLPMIDDAHKLDENLIKGCQSKVWLYSELENDTIKFSADSDAILTKGIVALLLRVYSNQKPAAILAADTDFIDEIGLKEHLSPTRANGLVSMIKYIKMYAIAQQTKLSN, from the coding sequence ATGACTATCAAAGAAATACAAGAAGAAATTATTGATGAGTTTTCTATGTTTGATGATTGGATGGAACGCTATGAGTACATTATAGAGTTAGGAAAATCGTTACCAATGATTGATGATGCACACAAATTAGATGAAAATTTAATAAAAGGTTGTCAGTCTAAAGTATGGTTATATTCAGAATTAGAGAATGATACTATTAAGTTTTCTGCAGATAGTGATGCTATTTTAACCAAAGGAATTGTGGCATTATTATTGAGGGTTTATTCAAATCAAAAACCAGCAGCTATTTTAGCAGCGGATACAGATTTTATTGATGAAATTGGTTTAAAAGAACATTTATCACCCACAAGAGCAAATGGTTTAGTTTCTATGATTAAGTATATAAAAATGTATGCAATTGCGCAACAAACTAAATTATCAAATTAA
- the hflX gene encoding GTPase HflX: protein MIDEREVISEKAVLIGIISQQQDEIQSTEYLDELEFLTLTAGGVAVKRFVQKMEKPNPKTFLGIGKLEEVSNYIEANNIGTAIFDDELSPAQIRNIEKVLDCKILDRTNLILDIFAQRAQTSSAKTQVELAQCQYLLPRLTRLWTHLDKQKGGIGMRGPGETEIETDRRIIRDKIVLLKKKLQTIDKQMGVQRKNRGKMVRVALVGYTNVGKSTLMNVISKSEVFAENKLFATLDTTVRKVVIKNIPFLLTDTVGFIRKLPTQLVESFKSTLDEVREADLLLHVVDISHPNFEDHIASVNTILADIKCADKPTLMVFNKIDAYSHETIDEDDLVTEREKKHYTLQDWEKTWMNDYEVESIFISALNKDNLEDFKEKAYEEIKKIHIQRFPYNDFLYYEYKEEE, encoded by the coding sequence ATGATAGACGAACGCGAAGTTATTTCTGAAAAAGCAGTTTTAATTGGTATTATTTCTCAGCAACAAGATGAAATTCAATCTACAGAATATTTAGATGAATTAGAATTTTTAACGTTGACTGCAGGTGGAGTTGCCGTAAAACGTTTTGTTCAAAAAATGGAAAAACCAAACCCTAAAACGTTTTTAGGTATTGGTAAATTAGAGGAAGTTAGCAATTATATAGAAGCCAATAATATTGGTACTGCTATTTTTGATGACGAATTATCTCCTGCTCAAATACGTAATATTGAGAAGGTTTTAGATTGTAAAATTTTAGATAGAACCAATCTTATACTTGATATTTTTGCACAAAGAGCGCAAACAAGTTCTGCTAAAACACAAGTAGAATTGGCACAATGTCAATATTTATTACCACGTTTAACCAGACTTTGGACTCACCTAGACAAGCAAAAAGGGGGTATTGGAATGCGTGGACCTGGTGAAACCGAAATTGAAACGGATAGACGTATTATTCGTGATAAAATAGTACTCTTAAAAAAGAAGCTACAAACCATTGATAAACAAATGGGTGTGCAACGTAAAAACCGCGGTAAAATGGTTAGAGTTGCTTTAGTTGGATACACCAATGTTGGTAAATCTACCTTGATGAATGTAATTAGTAAAAGTGAAGTTTTTGCTGAAAACAAATTATTTGCAACCTTAGATACTACGGTTAGAAAAGTGGTGATTAAAAACATTCCTTTCTTATTAACAGATACCGTTGGTTTTATTAGAAAGCTACCAACGCAATTGGTAGAATCTTTTAAATCTACTTTAGATGAAGTACGTGAAGCAGATTTATTATTACATGTTGTAGATATTTCTCATCCTAATTTTGAAGATCATATTGCCTCTGTAAATACTATCTTGGCAGATATTAAATGCGCAGACAAACCAACTTTAATGGTTTTTAATAAGATTGATGCCTATTCTCATGAAACCATTGATGAAGATGATCTCGTTACAGAAAGAGAGAAAAAACATTATACATTACAAGATTGGGAAAAAACTTGGATGAATGATTATGAAGTAGAATCTATCTTTATTTCGGCTTTAAACAAAGACAATTTAGAAGATTTTAAAGAAAAAGCATACGAAGAAATAAAGAAAATTCATATTCAACGTTTTCCTTATAATGACTTTTTGTATTATGAATACAAAGAAGAAGAGTAA